The following are from one region of the Streptomyces changanensis genome:
- a CDS encoding zinc ribbon domain-containing protein, with the protein MNAAPADQIRLLDVQALDTRLSQLAHKRRTLPEHAEIEALTKDLTQLRDLLVAAQTEEGDCAREQTKAEQDVDQVRQRSARDQQRLDSGAVSSPKDLESLQREIVSLAKRQGDLEDVVLEVMERRESAQARVEELTARAAAVQTKVDDATGRRDRAQQELDAETASVTKERELVAGSVPADLMKLYEKIRGQQGGVGAARLYQRRCEGCHIELNITEVNEVRAAAADSVLRCENCRRILIRTSESGL; encoded by the coding sequence CTGAACGCCGCGCCCGCCGACCAGATCCGCCTCCTCGACGTCCAGGCCCTCGACACGCGCCTGTCGCAGCTCGCCCACAAGCGCAGGACCCTGCCCGAGCACGCCGAGATCGAGGCGCTGACCAAGGACCTCACCCAGCTGCGCGACCTGCTCGTCGCCGCGCAGACGGAGGAGGGCGACTGCGCGCGCGAGCAGACGAAGGCCGAGCAGGACGTGGACCAGGTCCGCCAGCGCTCCGCCCGCGACCAGCAGCGCCTCGACTCGGGCGCCGTCTCCTCCCCGAAGGACCTGGAGAGCCTCCAGCGGGAGATCGTCTCCCTCGCCAAGCGCCAGGGCGACCTGGAGGACGTGGTCCTGGAGGTCATGGAGCGCCGCGAGTCCGCGCAGGCGCGTGTCGAGGAGCTGACCGCGCGCGCCGCCGCCGTCCAGACCAAGGTCGACGACGCCACCGGCCGCCGTGACCGCGCCCAGCAGGAGCTGGACGCCGAGACCGCCTCCGTCACCAAGGAGCGCGAGCTGGTCGCCGGCTCGGTGCCGGCGGACCTGATGAAGCTGTACGAGAAGATCCGCGGGCAGCAGGGCGGTGTCGGCGCGGCCCGCCTGTACCAGCGCCGCTGCGAGGGCTGCCACATCGAGCTGAACATCACCGAGGTGAACGAGGTCCGCGCCGCCGCGGCCGACTCGGTCCTGCGGTGCGAGAACTGCCGACGCATCCTGATCCGCACCTCGGAGTCCGGGCTGTAA
- a CDS encoding class I SAM-dependent methyltransferase, with product MSVAPTPRPTPRTLAAFEAAKGFMPVREGLALYAAAVEAGRLGLPLLEVGTYCGRSTLLLAEAARGAGTVAVTVDHHRGSEEQQPGWEYHDPTVVDPEVGLMDTLPTFRRTLHAAGLEEHVVAVVGRSPQVARVWAGEVGLVFVDGGHTDEHATADYEGWAPKVAEGGLLVIHDVFPDPADGGQAPYRIYLRALESGRFTEVSVTDSLRVLRRTAAGDRAGTAATA from the coding sequence ATGAGCGTCGCTCCCACCCCGCGGCCCACGCCGCGCACGCTCGCCGCGTTCGAGGCCGCGAAGGGGTTCATGCCCGTCCGCGAGGGCCTCGCCCTGTACGCGGCGGCCGTCGAGGCCGGCCGGCTGGGGCTGCCGCTGCTGGAGGTCGGCACCTACTGCGGGCGCTCGACCCTGCTGCTGGCCGAGGCGGCCCGCGGGGCCGGGACCGTCGCCGTCACCGTCGACCACCACCGGGGCAGCGAGGAGCAGCAGCCCGGGTGGGAGTACCACGACCCGACCGTCGTGGACCCCGAGGTCGGGCTGATGGACACGCTGCCGACCTTCCGGCGGACGCTGCACGCGGCGGGCCTGGAGGAGCACGTGGTGGCCGTCGTGGGACGGTCGCCGCAGGTCGCCCGGGTGTGGGCCGGGGAGGTCGGGCTGGTATTCGTCGACGGCGGCCACACCGACGAGCACGCGACCGCCGACTACGAGGGGTGGGCGCCGAAGGTCGCCGAGGGCGGGCTGCTCGTCATCCACGACGTGTTCCCCGACCCGGCGGACGGCGGCCAGGCCCCGTACCGGATCTACCTGCGGGCGCTGGAGTCCGGCCGCTTCACCGAGGTGTCGGTGACGGACTCGCTGCGGGTACTGCGCCGAACGGCCGCAGGGGACCGGGCCGGAACTGCCGCCACCGCTTAG
- a CDS encoding GNAT family N-acetyltransferase has protein sequence MDNHVQSFAVANLRRRPVVVETGGFVIGVDPTSTSPYLNYATPLPGSRPTAEDVAALIGAFCERGLKPRLEFAPDAAPEVEPALRAAGFTTEASHTYLVCTPDTFAPPVSAVPVETPATDEEYAAVDAALCEAYDHAFPASPEGAARLRRIQERGGAVRFVRAPDGGCAAAATCSAPAEGTAEAAGVGTRPAFRGRGHAGAVTAGVTGALFERGAASVWLEYGGEGSRRVYERLGFRPRGTRLYLALED, from the coding sequence GTGGACAACCACGTCCAGAGCTTCGCCGTAGCCAACCTCCGCCGCCGGCCCGTGGTCGTCGAGACCGGGGGCTTCGTCATCGGCGTCGATCCCACCAGCACCAGCCCGTACCTCAACTACGCCACGCCCCTGCCCGGCTCGCGGCCGACCGCCGAGGACGTCGCCGCGCTGATCGGGGCGTTTTGCGAGCGGGGGCTCAAGCCCCGCCTGGAGTTCGCGCCCGACGCCGCCCCCGAGGTGGAACCGGCCCTGCGCGCCGCGGGGTTCACCACCGAGGCGTCGCACACCTACCTCGTCTGCACACCGGACACCTTCGCCCCGCCCGTCTCCGCCGTCCCGGTGGAGACTCCGGCCACGGACGAGGAGTACGCGGCGGTCGACGCGGCGCTCTGCGAGGCGTACGACCACGCCTTCCCCGCCTCTCCGGAGGGCGCGGCCCGGCTGCGCCGCATCCAGGAGCGGGGCGGCGCCGTCCGCTTCGTCCGCGCGCCCGACGGCGGTTGCGCGGCCGCCGCCACCTGCTCGGCCCCGGCCGAGGGCACCGCCGAGGCGGCCGGCGTGGGCACCCGCCCCGCGTTCCGCGGCCGCGGCCACGCCGGCGCGGTCACCGCCGGCGTCACCGGGGCGCTGTTCGAGCGGGGCGCCGCCTCGGTGTGGCTGGAGTACGGGGGCGAGGGCTCCCGGCGCGTGTACGAGCGCCTGGGCTTCCGCCCCCGGGGCACCCGCCTCTACCTCGCCCTGGAGGACTGA
- a CDS encoding bifunctional RNase H/acid phosphatase — protein MSELIVEADGGSRGNPGPAGYGAVVLDPVSGEALAEAAEFIGVATNNVAEYKGLLAGLRAARELAPDASVRVRMDSKLVVEQMSGRWRIKHPDMKPLAAEAARIYPPGQVTYEWIPRERNKHADRLANEAMDAGRAGRQWQPSASRAALDAGAARVVGDATAGAAKARAALAHATAPPVGGPVTGPGTGPSGTGALSGPAASSAPTAPGGATAPAGPVAPAGSAVSAAPAAPAGAEPAPATAEPVPAAGASPATPPVGWAAPADLGAPATFVLLRHGETALTPQKRFSGSGGTDPELSPAGLHQARAVAAALAARGTVQEIVSSPLLRCRQTAATVAESLGLDVRVDDGLRETDFGAWEGLTFAEVRERYPDDLDAWLASPKAAPTGGGESFAAVARRVAATRDRLTERHAGRTLLLVTHVTPIKTLVRLALGAPPEALFRMELSAASVSAVAYYRDGNASVRLLNDTSHLR, from the coding sequence CTGTCCGAGCTGATCGTCGAGGCCGACGGCGGCTCCCGGGGCAACCCCGGCCCGGCCGGGTACGGCGCGGTCGTCCTCGACCCGGTGTCGGGGGAGGCGCTCGCCGAGGCGGCGGAGTTCATCGGCGTGGCCACGAACAACGTCGCCGAGTACAAGGGCCTGCTGGCCGGGTTGCGCGCCGCGCGCGAGCTCGCGCCGGACGCGTCGGTCCGGGTGCGGATGGACTCCAAGCTGGTCGTCGAGCAGATGTCCGGCCGCTGGAGGATCAAGCACCCGGACATGAAGCCGCTCGCCGCGGAGGCCGCGCGGATCTACCCGCCCGGGCAGGTCACGTACGAGTGGATCCCGCGCGAGCGCAACAAGCACGCCGACCGGCTCGCCAACGAGGCCATGGACGCGGGCCGCGCGGGACGGCAGTGGCAGCCGTCCGCGTCGCGCGCCGCGCTGGACGCCGGCGCGGCACGCGTGGTCGGCGACGCGACGGCGGGCGCGGCGAAGGCCCGCGCGGCGCTCGCGCACGCCACGGCACCACCGGTGGGCGGCCCCGTGACCGGCCCGGGCACCGGCCCCTCCGGTACGGGGGCCTTGTCCGGCCCCGCGGCCTCGTCCGCCCCTACGGCCCCGGGGGGCGCCACGGCCCCGGCCGGTCCCGTGGCTCCGGCGGGCTCCGCGGTCTCGGCCGCCCCGGCGGCCCCCGCCGGGGCGGAGCCCGCGCCCGCCACGGCCGAGCCCGTGCCCGCCGCCGGGGCGTCGCCCGCGACGCCGCCCGTCGGCTGGGCCGCGCCCGCCGACCTCGGGGCGCCCGCCACCTTCGTCCTGCTGCGGCACGGCGAGACGGCGCTCACCCCGCAGAAGCGGTTCTCCGGCAGCGGCGGCACCGACCCGGAACTGTCCCCGGCCGGGCTGCACCAGGCGCGGGCCGTCGCCGCGGCGCTCGCCGCGCGCGGCACCGTCCAGGAGATCGTCTCGTCGCCGCTGCTGCGCTGCCGCCAGACCGCCGCGACCGTCGCGGAGAGCCTCGGGCTCGACGTGCGCGTCGACGACGGCTTGCGCGAGACGGACTTCGGGGCGTGGGAGGGCCTGACGTTCGCCGAGGTGCGCGAGCGGTACCCGGACGACCTCGACGCCTGGCTGGCCTCGCCGAAGGCCGCGCCCACGGGCGGTGGCGAGTCGTTCGCGGCGGTCGCGCGCCGGGTCGCCGCCACCCGCGACCGGCTGACGGAGCGCCACGCGGGGCGCACGCTCCTGCTCGTCACGCACGTGACGCCGATCAAGACCCTCGTCCGCCTCGCCCTGGGCGCCCCGCCCGAGGCGCTGTTCCGGATGGAGCTGTCCGCCGCGTCCGTCTCGGCCGTCGCCTACTACCGCGACGGCAACGCCTCGGTCCGACTGCTCAACGACACGTCCCACCTGCGCTGA
- a CDS encoding fascin domain-containing protein yields the protein MLKRIRLAMAALLAAAGAVVAPAASSAADTAVPASSAADTAVPASSAGQRWALKVNGHYVTVSAGPDGDTKLRANPRATTARGWELFTLHTDYVEDVKKYGTTVSFRSEATGGYVTTESAAGGSALRARGTTTGSWERFRLKPLAGGTFGLLAHNDRYVAAELGSYPDHGLLRARTSVSHPDELGSWERFTLEKVGPQGAHSANMPAPTTRAPKARDVVSWNICANSNPSLECALRYARPAIVADRVSAALHAAMGSRRPDAVFFQEICEKSAEPLELKLEGWAGPLHVRFMPTYYQVATATDGTVVQAQKNCSDGTDSADRGAFGIALAVPEGNTWYQGTVLPSPTGTEQRPMLCAVVPAEGSAYCNAHFSTGRHIDSNGDPQGDDIDPEHPFRPLQAATMRENVDAFTAGGYAVYHGGDLNTTTRDVVHLSSLYTGRQECGQPTPTSPRAGEATAGGSKIDYLFGPQGASYACRVVDGGLSDHRMINLTTS from the coding sequence ATGCTGAAGCGAATACGGCTCGCCATGGCGGCGCTGCTCGCCGCCGCCGGCGCCGTCGTGGCGCCTGCCGCGTCGTCGGCCGCCGACACGGCGGTGCCGGCGTCGTCGGCCGCCGACACGGCGGTGCCGGCGTCGTCCGCCGGGCAGAGGTGGGCGCTGAAGGTCAACGGTCACTACGTGACCGTGTCCGCCGGGCCGGACGGTGACACGAAGCTCAGGGCCAATCCGCGGGCCACCACGGCCAGGGGGTGGGAGCTGTTCACCCTGCACACCGACTACGTCGAGGACGTGAAGAAGTACGGGACCACGGTCAGCTTCCGCTCCGAGGCCACGGGCGGCTACGTCACGACGGAGAGCGCTGCCGGCGGATCCGCGCTGCGCGCCCGCGGGACGACCACCGGTTCCTGGGAGCGCTTCAGGCTGAAGCCCCTGGCCGGAGGCACCTTCGGCCTGTTGGCCCACAACGACCGGTACGTGGCGGCGGAACTCGGCAGCTACCCCGACCACGGGCTGCTGCGCGCGCGTACGTCCGTCTCCCACCCCGACGAACTCGGTTCCTGGGAACGCTTCACCCTGGAGAAGGTCGGCCCGCAGGGCGCCCACAGCGCGAACATGCCCGCGCCCACCACCCGAGCCCCCAAGGCGCGCGACGTCGTCTCGTGGAACATCTGCGCCAACAGCAACCCCAGCCTCGAATGCGCTCTCAGGTACGCCCGGCCCGCGATCGTCGCGGACCGGGTCTCGGCCGCTCTCCACGCCGCCATGGGCAGCAGGCGGCCTGACGCCGTCTTCTTCCAGGAGATCTGCGAGAAGTCCGCCGAACCCCTGGAGCTGAAGCTCGAGGGCTGGGCCGGCCCCCTGCACGTCCGGTTCATGCCGACGTACTACCAGGTGGCCACCGCGACCGACGGCACGGTCGTCCAGGCGCAGAAGAACTGCTCGGACGGCACCGACTCCGCCGACCGGGGGGCCTTCGGCATCGCCCTCGCCGTGCCCGAAGGCAACACCTGGTACCAGGGCACCGTCCTGCCGTCACCGACCGGCACGGAGCAGCGCCCCATGCTCTGCGCCGTCGTTCCGGCCGAGGGTTCCGCTTACTGCAACGCCCACTTCAGCACCGGTCGCCACATCGACTCCAACGGCGACCCGCAGGGTGACGACATCGATCCCGAGCACCCCTTCCGTCCCCTGCAGGCAGCGACGATGCGTGAGAACGTCGACGCGTTCACCGCCGGCGGTTACGCCGTCTACCACGGCGGCGACCTCAACACCACCACGCGGGACGTCGTCCACCTCAGCAGCCTCTACACCGGGCGGCAGGAGTGCGGGCAGCCGACTCCGACCTCACCGCGCGCCGGTGAGGCCACGGCCGGCGGCAGCAAGATCGACTATCTGTTCGGCCCCCAGGGTGCCTCGTACGCCTGCCGTGTCGTCGACGGCGGACTGTCCGACCACAGGATGATCAACCTGACGACCTCCTGA
- the yaaA gene encoding peroxide stress protein YaaA produces MLVLLPPSEGKAASGRGAPLRPESLSLPGLAGARAAVLAELVELCAADEEKAREVLGLSEGLRGEVVKNAGLLQAGARPAGEVYTGVLYDALGLATLDAAARKRARSSLLVFSGLWGAVRVDDRIPSYRCSMGVRLPGLGALGAYWRGPMAAVMPAAAGDGLVLDLRSAAYAAAWRPKGEVAGRTATVRVLHAPTRKVVSHFNKATKGRIVRSLLEAGAAPAGPAELLEALRDLGYVVECAAPERAGKAWSLDVLVDEVH; encoded by the coding sequence GTGCTCGTGCTGTTGCCGCCGTCGGAGGGCAAGGCCGCCTCGGGGCGCGGCGCGCCGCTGCGGCCGGAGTCGCTGTCGCTGCCGGGGCTGGCCGGAGCGCGGGCGGCCGTGCTCGCGGAGCTGGTCGAGCTGTGCGCGGCGGACGAGGAGAAGGCGCGTGAGGTGCTGGGGCTGAGCGAGGGGCTGCGGGGCGAGGTCGTCAAGAACGCCGGGCTGCTCCAGGCCGGTGCCCGTCCGGCGGGCGAGGTCTACACGGGCGTCCTGTACGACGCGCTGGGCCTCGCGACGCTGGACGCGGCCGCGCGGAAGCGGGCCCGGTCGTCGCTGCTCGTCTTCTCGGGCCTGTGGGGCGCGGTACGGGTCGACGACCGGATCCCGTCGTACCGCTGCTCCATGGGTGTGCGCCTGCCGGGACTCGGCGCGCTGGGTGCGTACTGGCGCGGCCCGATGGCGGCGGTCATGCCGGCGGCGGCCGGGGACGGGCTGGTGCTGGACCTGCGGTCGGCGGCGTACGCGGCGGCGTGGCGGCCGAAGGGCGAGGTCGCGGGGCGCACGGCGACGGTGCGGGTGCTGCACGCGCCGACCCGGAAGGTGGTCAGCCACTTCAACAAGGCGACCAAGGGCCGGATCGTGCGGAGCCTGCTGGAGGCGGGCGCCGCGCCGGCGGGGCCGGCCGAGCTGCTGGAGGCGCTGCGCGACCTCGGGTACGTCGTGGAGTGCGCCGCGCCGGAGAGGGCCGGGAAGGCGTGGTCGCTGGACGTGCTGGTGGACGAGGTGCACTGA
- a CDS encoding Nif3-like dinuclear metal center hexameric protein — protein MPRLTEVLAELDALWPPERAEQWDAVGTVCGDPDAEVDRVLFAVDPVQEVADEAIALGAQLLVTHHPLYLRGTTTVAASHFKGRVVHTLIKHDVALHVAHTNADTADPGVSDALAGALDLRVVGPLVPENGLGRICELDPPETLRAFAARAARRLPATAQGIRVAGDLDAPVRRVAVSGGSGDSLFDAVRAAGVDAFLTADLRHHPASEATQHTPLGLVDAAHWATEWPWCELAAAQLDEISDRRGWNLRVHVSKTVTDPWAAHHTSPVAHHTSPGAPN, from the coding sequence GTGCCACGTCTCACCGAAGTCCTCGCCGAGCTCGACGCCCTCTGGCCCCCCGAGCGGGCCGAACAGTGGGACGCCGTCGGCACCGTCTGCGGCGACCCGGACGCCGAGGTCGACCGCGTCCTCTTCGCCGTGGACCCCGTCCAGGAGGTCGCCGACGAGGCCATCGCCCTCGGCGCGCAGCTCCTGGTCACCCACCACCCGCTCTACCTGCGCGGCACCACGACCGTCGCGGCCTCCCACTTCAAGGGCCGCGTCGTGCACACCCTCATCAAGCACGACGTCGCCCTGCACGTGGCGCACACCAACGCCGACACCGCCGACCCCGGCGTCTCCGACGCCCTCGCCGGCGCCCTCGACCTGCGGGTCGTCGGCCCCCTCGTACCGGAGAACGGCCTCGGCCGGATCTGCGAGCTCGACCCCCCGGAGACCCTGCGCGCGTTCGCGGCCCGCGCCGCCAGGCGGCTGCCCGCCACCGCGCAGGGCATCCGCGTCGCGGGCGACCTCGACGCGCCCGTGCGCCGGGTCGCCGTCAGCGGCGGCTCCGGCGACAGCCTGTTCGACGCCGTGCGCGCGGCGGGCGTCGACGCCTTCCTCACCGCCGACCTGCGCCACCACCCGGCGTCGGAGGCCACCCAGCACACCCCGCTCGGCCTCGTCGACGCGGCCCACTGGGCCACCGAGTGGCCCTGGTGCGAACTGGCCGCCGCCCAGCTCGACGAGATCTCCGACCGCCGCGGCTGGAACCTGCGGGTGCACGTCTCCAAGACGGTCACCGACCCGTGGGCCGCCCACCACACGTCCCCCGTCGCTCATCACACCTCCCCAGGAGCCCCCAACTGA
- a CDS encoding MFS transporter has product MTPMAQPRTDTDATSTAADPAPLPARPWAVILAACAGTFLVVLDVSVVNVALPSMRADLGLSAPALQWVVNAYAIAFSGFMLLGGRASDLFGRKRMFLLGLGVFTIASVAGGLAQEGWQLLAARAAQGLGAAVLSPATLTIVTSAVPEGPARTRAIGTWAAVGAGGGAAGGLVGGLLTDLLDWRWVLLINVPVGALVLVAGAVWIREARTGAGRRLDLPGALLATGGLAAFAYGVVQTEQAGWTTPRTLLPLLGGLALLGAFLVVEDRTAEPLVPLGVFRVRAVSAANAALFVVGSATFSSWFFMTVYAQNVLGYDPLHAGLALMPSSLGVVLGSKVAPRLMPLFGARRLAVGGALTTAAGFAWQSLLDVDGPYLTTIMGPGVTMMVGVGLVLTPLAAMATSGAAPGDAGLVSGLVNTSRTMGGAVGLAVLSTVAAAGAAGSATPEALTAGYALAFRTGAGILLVAAALMLLWLPRPAVPLPTQSRTPAAVQAPGPAPVPVQAQPPTRARGAKRTR; this is encoded by the coding sequence ATGACACCCATGGCCCAGCCCCGCACGGACACCGACGCCACCTCCACCGCCGCCGATCCCGCCCCGCTCCCCGCCCGCCCCTGGGCGGTGATCCTCGCCGCCTGCGCCGGGACGTTCCTCGTCGTCCTCGACGTGTCCGTCGTCAACGTCGCCCTGCCCTCGATGCGCGCGGACCTCGGCCTGTCGGCGCCCGCCCTGCAGTGGGTGGTGAACGCCTACGCCATCGCCTTCTCCGGCTTCATGCTGCTCGGTGGGCGGGCCTCCGACCTGTTCGGGCGGAAGCGTATGTTCCTGTTGGGCCTGGGCGTGTTCACGATCGCGTCGGTGGCGGGCGGCCTCGCGCAGGAGGGCTGGCAGCTGCTCGCCGCGCGGGCGGCCCAGGGGCTGGGCGCGGCGGTGCTGTCGCCGGCGACGCTGACCATCGTGACGAGCGCCGTGCCGGAGGGCCCGGCGCGGACGCGGGCCATCGGCACCTGGGCGGCGGTCGGCGCGGGCGGCGGCGCGGCCGGCGGTCTCGTCGGCGGGCTCCTCACCGACCTGCTCGACTGGCGCTGGGTCCTGCTGATCAACGTGCCCGTCGGCGCCCTCGTCCTCGTCGCGGGCGCCGTGTGGATCCGGGAGGCCCGTACAGGCGCGGGGCGCCGCCTGGACCTGCCGGGCGCGCTCCTCGCCACCGGCGGGCTCGCGGCCTTCGCGTACGGCGTCGTGCAGACCGAGCAGGCCGGCTGGACCACGCCGCGGACGCTGCTGCCGCTGCTCGGCGGCCTGGCGCTGCTCGGCGCGTTCCTGGTGGTGGAGGACCGGACGGCGGAACCGCTCGTCCCGCTGGGGGTGTTCCGGGTGAGGGCGGTGTCGGCGGCGAACGCCGCGCTGTTCGTGGTCGGCTCCGCGACGTTCTCGTCCTGGTTCTTCATGACGGTCTACGCCCAGAACGTCCTCGGCTACGACCCCCTCCACGCGGGCCTCGCGCTCATGCCCAGTTCCCTCGGTGTGGTCCTCGGCTCGAAGGTGGCGCCCCGTCTCATGCCGCTGTTCGGCGCGCGCCGGCTCGCCGTGGGCGGCGCGCTGACCACGGCGGCGGGCTTCGCCTGGCAGTCGCTGCTGGACGTCGACGGGCCGTACCTGACGACCATCATGGGGCCGGGCGTGACGATGATGGTCGGCGTGGGGCTCGTCCTCACCCCGCTGGCCGCGATGGCCACCTCCGGTGCCGCCCCCGGCGACGCCGGGCTCGTCTCGGGCCTGGTGAACACCTCCCGCACGATGGGCGGCGCGGTCGGCCTCGCCGTCCTGTCCACGGTCGCCGCCGCCGGCGCCGCCGGGTCAGCCACCCCGGAGGCCCTCACCGCCGGCTACGCCCTCGCCTTCCGCACCGGAGCCGGGATCCTCCTCGTGGCCGCCGCCCTGATGCTCCTGTGGCTCCCGCGCCCCGCGGTTCCCCTCCCCACGCAGAGCCGCACCCCGGCCGCCGTCCAGGCCCCCGGCCCGGCCCCCGTCCCGGTCCAGGCGCAGCCGCCGACCCGGGCCAGGGGCGCGAAGCGGACCCGGTGA
- a CDS encoding MaoC/PaaZ C-terminal domain-containing protein, producing MPIDVRRALTAAPRSAAVTWDATDVQLYHLGIGAGVPATDPAELRYTLESRLHALPAFATVAGARSGVISALSAPGVDVDLAAVLHGGQRLDLHRPVPVSGRAVTTSRVTAVYDKGRAALVVLRSETADGDGPLWTSEAEVYVRGEGGFGGERGPARPTAAPDRAPDRTVERPVREDQALLYRLSGDRNPLHADPEFARRAGFDRPVLHGLCTYGMTLKAVVDTVLGGDVTRVRAYHARFTGVVYPGETLRVRIWDATDRPDRAATDRPDRTGTGTGTGAGIRVAVTVAERGDAPVLSGTVGEPDGPATT from the coding sequence ATGCCCATCGACGTCCGGCGGGCCCTCACCGCCGCGCCCCGCTCGGCCGCCGTCACCTGGGACGCCACGGACGTCCAGCTCTACCACCTCGGCATCGGCGCCGGCGTCCCCGCCACCGACCCCGCCGAACTGCGCTACACCCTCGAATCCCGGCTGCACGCGCTGCCCGCCTTCGCCACCGTCGCCGGGGCGCGGTCGGGCGTCATCTCCGCGCTCTCCGCGCCGGGTGTCGACGTCGACCTCGCCGCCGTCCTCCACGGCGGGCAGCGCCTCGACCTGCACCGGCCCGTCCCGGTGAGCGGCCGCGCCGTCACCACGTCCCGGGTGACCGCCGTGTATGACAAGGGCCGGGCCGCCCTGGTCGTCCTGCGGTCCGAGACCGCCGACGGCGACGGGCCGCTGTGGACGAGCGAGGCGGAGGTGTACGTCCGCGGCGAGGGCGGGTTCGGCGGTGAACGCGGCCCCGCCCGCCCGACCGCGGCACCGGACCGCGCGCCCGACCGGACCGTGGAGCGGCCCGTACGGGAGGACCAGGCGCTCCTGTACCGGCTCTCCGGCGACCGCAACCCGCTGCACGCCGACCCGGAGTTCGCCCGGCGCGCCGGCTTCGACCGGCCCGTCCTGCACGGGTTGTGCACCTACGGCATGACGCTGAAGGCGGTCGTCGACACGGTGCTCGGCGGGGACGTCACCCGCGTCCGCGCCTACCACGCCCGCTTCACCGGCGTCGTGTACCCCGGGGAGACCCTGCGCGTCCGGATCTGGGACGCCACCGACCGCCCGGACCGCGCCGCCACCGACCGCCCGGACCGCACCGGCACCGGCACCGGCACCGGGGCCGGGATCCGGGTCGCCGTGACCGTCGCCGAGCGCGGCGACGCGCCCGTCCTGTCCGGCACGGTGGGGGAGCCGGACGGACCGGCCACGACGTGA
- the eda gene encoding bifunctional 4-hydroxy-2-oxoglutarate aldolase/2-dehydro-3-deoxy-phosphogluconate aldolase, with product MTPELLPALGGPVLPVVVVEDAAGAVPLARALVAGGLPAVEVTLRTPAALDAIRAITAEVPGALVGAGTVVSPRAVEEAVAAGARFLVSPGWTGGLLAAMEASGVPYLPGVSTVSEVVALLERGVRDMKFFPAEAAGGSAYLAALAGPLPTARFCPTGGITAGSARGYLALPNVPCVGGTWVAPPAALAAGDWARVESLARGAAALAAGPGAAPGGATR from the coding sequence ATGACGCCGGAACTGCTGCCCGCGCTGGGCGGGCCCGTGCTGCCCGTGGTGGTCGTCGAGGACGCCGCCGGGGCGGTCCCCCTGGCACGCGCCCTGGTGGCGGGTGGTCTGCCGGCGGTCGAGGTGACCCTGCGGACGCCCGCGGCGCTCGACGCGATCCGGGCGATCACCGCCGAGGTGCCGGGGGCACTGGTCGGCGCGGGCACGGTGGTGTCGCCACGCGCCGTCGAGGAGGCGGTCGCCGCGGGCGCGCGGTTCCTCGTGAGCCCCGGCTGGACGGGCGGGCTGCTCGCCGCGATGGAGGCGTCGGGGGTGCCGTACCTGCCGGGGGTCTCGACCGTCTCGGAGGTCGTGGCCCTGCTGGAGCGCGGCGTGCGCGACATGAAGTTCTTCCCTGCCGAGGCGGCGGGCGGCAGCGCGTACCTGGCCGCGCTGGCCGGACCGCTGCCGACGGCGCGGTTCTGCCCGACGGGAGGGATCACGGCGGGGTCGGCGCGCGGCTACCTGGCGCTGCCGAACGTTCCCTGCGTGGGCGGTACCTGGGTGGCACCACCCGCCGCGCTCGCGGCCGGGGACTGGGCGCGGGTCGAGTCCCTGGCACGCGGGGCGGCGGCCCTCGCGGCGGGGCCGGGCGCGGCGCCCGGCGGCGCGACCCGGTAG